The Echeneis naucrates chromosome 8, fEcheNa1.1, whole genome shotgun sequence genome has a window encoding:
- the med15 gene encoding mediator of RNA polymerase II transcription subunit 15 isoform X5, whose product MDVPGPDSDWRSPQFRQKVVAQIEEAMRKAGTAHTKSSNDMENHVYVKAKSREEYLSLVARLIIHFRDIHKKSLGGPDPMNTLTNLTGVGGGPGAIGMGPRPTGAPVGGMGAMGPMQIGQHAMAVVAGNPQAIGGPSQMPMQQMVQAQQQQQSIQFQQFQQQQQQQQQNVAMQQQFQQQLRVQQLQQQHQQLQQQHQNQQQQQAPNQQQQNQMHQTRIQQQQQQQQQQQMVQLQLQQHAQAQAQAQAQAQAQAQAQAQAQAQAQAQAQAQAQAQAQSIQHMVQQQQQQQVQAQGQPQPSQMPPHSQQQQPGLVPQSMPGQMASAQHVPINTLNQQQLKMQAFQQARAALQQQQQQQAAAQAQLNAAAAAAAAGPGQLNRPGMQIPPRPRALNPSIPPQNAAAAAAAAAAAAAAAAAAVGGQPMTQQVQPHSMMSSPSPVQVQTPQSMPPPPQPSPQPPTSQPNSASSGPTPSPGGFQPSPSPQPSQSPATARTPQNYGVPSPGPLNTPGNPNSVMSPAGASSLEDQQYMEKLKQLSKYIEPLRRMINKIDKNEDRKKDLSKMKSLLNILTDPNTRCPLRTLQKCEIALEKLKNDMAVPTPPPPPVATKQQYLCQPLLDAVMANIRSPVFNHSLYRTFAPAMTAIHGPPIMGPNVSGRKRKHEDDERQTIPNILQGEVARLDVKFLVNLDPSYCSNNGTVHLVCKLDDKNLPSVPPLQLSVPADYPDQSPHWADDGEQYGGNSFLQTVHRNMTSKLLQLPDKHSVTELLNTWAQSVRQACLSAA is encoded by the exons ATGGACGTCCCGGGCCCCGACAGCGACTGGAGGAGCCCGCAGTTCCGACAGAAAGTCGTGGCTCAGAT TGAGGAGGCCATGAGAAAAGCGGGAACAGCACACACTAAGTCCAGCAATGATATGGAGAATCATGTTTATGTCAAAGCCAAGTCCAGA gaggAGTATTTGTCTCTGGTGGCACGGCTGATCATCCACTTCAGAGACATCC ACAAGAAGTCCCTGGGTGGTCCAG ATCCCATGAATACCCTGACTAACCTGACAGGGGTTGGAGGGGGCCCGGGCGCAATTGGCATGGGGCCTCGCCCCACCGGTGCTCCAGTGGGTGGCATGGGGGCCATGGGGCCGATGCAGATAGGCCAGCATGCCATGGCGGTGGTGGCTGGAAACCCACAAGCCA TAGGGGGTCCAAGTCAAATGCCGATGCAACAGATGGTGcaggcacaacagcagcagcagtccatCCAGTTCCAGcagttccagcagcagcagcagcaacagcagcagaatgtggccatgcagcagcagttccagcagcagctaagggtgcagcagctgcagcagcagcaccaacaactccaacagcagcaccagaatcagcagcagcagcaggcccctaaccagcagcagcagaaccag ATGCACCAGACAAGgattcaacaacaacagcaacagcaacagcagcagcagatggtgcagctgcagctccagcagcatGCCCAGGCTCAGGCCCAGGctcaggcccaggcccaggctcaggcccaggcccaggcccaggcccaggcccaggcccaggctCAGGCCCAGGCTCAGGCCCAGGCTCAGGCCCAGTCCATTCAACACAtggtccagcagcagcagcaacagcaggttCAGGCCCAGGGTCAGCCTCAGCCAAGTCAAATGCCTCCAcactctcagcagcagcagcctgggcTGGTACCTCAGTCAATGCCTGGACAGATGGCGTCTGCTCAGCACGTACCCATCAACACgctgaaccagcagcagctcaagATGCAGGCCTTCCAG cAGGCCCGTGCAgccttgcagcagcagcagcagcagcaggccgcAGCGCAGGCGCAGCTCAACgcagctgctgcagccgctGCAGCCGGACCTGGACAG TTGAATCGTCCTGGGATGCAGATTCCTCCTCGGCCTCGAGCCCTCAATCCCTCCATTCCTCCTCAAAATgccgctgctgccgctgccgccgccgccgccgccgccgccgctgccgctgctgcaGTCGGGGGACAGCCAATGACACAGCAG GTGCAGCCACACTCAATGATGTCATCACCGTCACCTGTTCAGGTTCAGACGCCTCAGTCGATGCCTCCTCCCCCCCAGCCATCCCCCCAGCCCCCCACTTCTCAGCCTAACTCAGCCAG cTCCGGTCCCACACCATCTCCAGGGGGATTCCAGCCCAGCCCGTCCCCGCAGCCCTCACAGAGCCCCGCCACTGCCCGGACCCCCCAGAACTATGGTGTCCCTTCGCCTGGACCTCTAAACACTCCAG GTAACCCCAACTCTGTGATGAGTCCAGCGGGGGCCTCATCTCTGGAAGACCAGCAGTACATGGAGAAGCTGAAGCAGCTCTCCAAGTACATCGAACCTCTGCGCAGGATGATCAACAAGATCGACAAAAATGAAG acaggaaaaaggaCCTGAGTAAGATGAAGAGCCTTCTGAACATCCTTACTGATCCCAACACCAG GTGTCCTCTGAGGACTCTGCAGAAGTGTGAAATCGCTTTAGAGAAACTAAAGAACGATATGGCCGTG CCgacaccccccccacctcctgtAGCCACTAAGCAGCAGTACCTCTGTCAGCCACTGCTGGATGCCGTCATGGCCAACATACGCTCTCCTGTCTTCAACCACTCCCTGTACCGAACCTTTGCCCCCGCCATGACTGCCATCCACGGACCGCCCATCAT GGGCCCCAATGTCTCCGGCCGGAAGAGGAAGCATGAGGATGACGAGCGGCAGACAATCCCCAACATACTGCAGGGGGAGGTGGCTCGACTGGATGTCAAGTTCCTGGTCAACCTGGACCCTTCGTACTGCAGCAACAATGGCACAGTGCACCTTGTCTGCAAACTGG aTGATAAAAACCTCCCCAGCgttcctcctctgcagctcagcGTTCCTGCAGATTATCCTGACCAGAGTCCACACTGGGCCGATGACGGCGAGCAGTATG GTGGAAATAGTTTTCTGCAGACAGTCCACAGGAACATGACATCCAAACTCCTGCAGCTGCCAGACAAACACTCAGTGACCGAGCTTCTCAACACTTGGGCTCAGAGCGTCCGCCAGGCCTGTTTGTCTGCAGCCTGA
- the med15 gene encoding mediator of RNA polymerase II transcription subunit 15 isoform X3, whose product MDVPGPDSDWRSPQFRQKVVAQIEEAMRKAGTAHTKSSNDMENHVYVKAKSREEYLSLVARLIIHFRDIHKKSLGGPDPMNTLTNLTGVGGGPGAIGMGPRPTGAPVGGMGAMGPMQIGQHAMAVVAGNPQAIGGPSQMPMQQMVQAQQQQQSIQFQQFQQQQQQQQQNVAMQQQFQQQLRVQQLQQQHQQLQQQHQNQQQQQAPNQQQQNQMHQTRIQQQQQQQQQQQMVQLQLQQHAQAQAQAQAQAQAQAQAQAQAQAQAQAQAQAQAQAQAQSIQHMVQQQQQQQVQAQGQPQPSQMPPHSQQQQPGLVPQSMPGQMASAQHVPINTLNQQQLKMQAFQQARAALQQQQQQQAAAQAQLNAAAAAAAAGPGQVRPQPRKAQLNRPGMQIPPRPRALNPSIPPQNAAAAAAAAAAAAAAAAAAVGGQPMTQQVQPHSMMSSPSPVQVQTPQSMPPPPQPSPQPPTSQPNSASSGPTPSPGGFQPSPSPQPSQSPATARTPQNYGVPSPGPLNTPGNPNSVMSPAGASSLEDQQYMEKLKQLSKYIEPLRRMINKIDKNEDRKKDLSKMKSLLNILTDPNTRCPLRTLQKCEIALEKLKNDMAVPTPPPPPVATKQQYLCQPLLDAVMANIRSPVFNHSLYRTFAPAMTAIHGPPIMGPNVSGRKRKHEDDERQTIPNILQGEVARLDVKFLVNLDPSYCSNNGTVHLVCKLDDKNLPSVPPLQLSVPADYPDQSPHWADDGEQYGGNSFLQTVHRNMTSKLLQLPDKHSVTELLNTWAQSVRQACLSAA is encoded by the exons ATGGACGTCCCGGGCCCCGACAGCGACTGGAGGAGCCCGCAGTTCCGACAGAAAGTCGTGGCTCAGAT TGAGGAGGCCATGAGAAAAGCGGGAACAGCACACACTAAGTCCAGCAATGATATGGAGAATCATGTTTATGTCAAAGCCAAGTCCAGA gaggAGTATTTGTCTCTGGTGGCACGGCTGATCATCCACTTCAGAGACATCC ACAAGAAGTCCCTGGGTGGTCCAG ATCCCATGAATACCCTGACTAACCTGACAGGGGTTGGAGGGGGCCCGGGCGCAATTGGCATGGGGCCTCGCCCCACCGGTGCTCCAGTGGGTGGCATGGGGGCCATGGGGCCGATGCAGATAGGCCAGCATGCCATGGCGGTGGTGGCTGGAAACCCACAAGCCA TAGGGGGTCCAAGTCAAATGCCGATGCAACAGATGGTGcaggcacaacagcagcagcagtccatCCAGTTCCAGcagttccagcagcagcagcagcaacagcagcagaatgtggccatgcagcagcagttccagcagcagctaagggtgcagcagctgcagcagcagcaccaacaactccaacagcagcaccagaatcagcagcagcagcaggcccctaaccagcagcagcagaaccag ATGCACCAGACAAGgattcaacaacaacagcaacagcaacagcagcagcagatggtgcagctgcagctccagcagcatGCCCAGGCTCAGGCCCAGGctcaggcccaggcccaggctcaggcccaggcccaggcccaggcccaggcccaggcccaggctCAGGCCCAGGCTCAGGCCCAGGCTCAGGCCCAGTCCATTCAACACAtggtccagcagcagcagcaacagcaggttCAGGCCCAGGGTCAGCCTCAGCCAAGTCAAATGCCTCCAcactctcagcagcagcagcctgggcTGGTACCTCAGTCAATGCCTGGACAGATGGCGTCTGCTCAGCACGTACCCATCAACACgctgaaccagcagcagctcaagATGCAGGCCTTCCAG cAGGCCCGTGCAgccttgcagcagcagcagcagcagcaggccgcAGCGCAGGCGCAGCTCAACgcagctgctgcagccgctGCAGCCGGACCTGGACAGGTGAGGCCGCAGCCAAGGAAAGCTCAG TTGAATCGTCCTGGGATGCAGATTCCTCCTCGGCCTCGAGCCCTCAATCCCTCCATTCCTCCTCAAAATgccgctgctgccgctgccgccgccgccgccgccgccgccgctgccgctgctgcaGTCGGGGGACAGCCAATGACACAGCAG GTGCAGCCACACTCAATGATGTCATCACCGTCACCTGTTCAGGTTCAGACGCCTCAGTCGATGCCTCCTCCCCCCCAGCCATCCCCCCAGCCCCCCACTTCTCAGCCTAACTCAGCCAG cTCCGGTCCCACACCATCTCCAGGGGGATTCCAGCCCAGCCCGTCCCCGCAGCCCTCACAGAGCCCCGCCACTGCCCGGACCCCCCAGAACTATGGTGTCCCTTCGCCTGGACCTCTAAACACTCCAG GTAACCCCAACTCTGTGATGAGTCCAGCGGGGGCCTCATCTCTGGAAGACCAGCAGTACATGGAGAAGCTGAAGCAGCTCTCCAAGTACATCGAACCTCTGCGCAGGATGATCAACAAGATCGACAAAAATGAAG acaggaaaaaggaCCTGAGTAAGATGAAGAGCCTTCTGAACATCCTTACTGATCCCAACACCAG GTGTCCTCTGAGGACTCTGCAGAAGTGTGAAATCGCTTTAGAGAAACTAAAGAACGATATGGCCGTG CCgacaccccccccacctcctgtAGCCACTAAGCAGCAGTACCTCTGTCAGCCACTGCTGGATGCCGTCATGGCCAACATACGCTCTCCTGTCTTCAACCACTCCCTGTACCGAACCTTTGCCCCCGCCATGACTGCCATCCACGGACCGCCCATCAT GGGCCCCAATGTCTCCGGCCGGAAGAGGAAGCATGAGGATGACGAGCGGCAGACAATCCCCAACATACTGCAGGGGGAGGTGGCTCGACTGGATGTCAAGTTCCTGGTCAACCTGGACCCTTCGTACTGCAGCAACAATGGCACAGTGCACCTTGTCTGCAAACTGG aTGATAAAAACCTCCCCAGCgttcctcctctgcagctcagcGTTCCTGCAGATTATCCTGACCAGAGTCCACACTGGGCCGATGACGGCGAGCAGTATG GTGGAAATAGTTTTCTGCAGACAGTCCACAGGAACATGACATCCAAACTCCTGCAGCTGCCAGACAAACACTCAGTGACCGAGCTTCTCAACACTTGGGCTCAGAGCGTCCGCCAGGCCTGTTTGTCTGCAGCCTGA
- the med15 gene encoding mediator of RNA polymerase II transcription subunit 15 isoform X4: MDVPGPDSDWRSPQFRQKVVAQIEEAMRKAGTAHTKSSNDMENHVYVKAKSREEYLSLVARLIIHFRDIHKKSLGGPDPMNTLTNLTGVGGGPGAIGMGPRPTGAPVGGMGAMGPMQIGQHAMAVVAGNPQAIGGPSQMPMQQMVQAQQQQQSIQFQQFQQQQQQQQQNVAMQQQFQQQLRVQQLQQQHQQLQQQHQNQQQQQAPNQQQQNQMHQTRIQQQQQQQQQQQMVQLQLQQHAQAQAQAQAQAQAQAQAQAQAQAQAQAQAQAQAQAQAQSIQHMVQQQQQQQVQAQGQPQPSQMPPHSQQQQPGLVPQSMPGQMASAQHVPINTLNQQQLKMQAFQARAALQQQQQQQAAAQAQLNAAAAAAAAGPGQVRPQPRKAQLNRPGMQIPPRPRALNPSIPPQNAAAAAAAAAAAAAAAAAAVGGQPMTQQVQPHSMMSSPSPVQVQTPQSMPPPPQPSPQPPTSQPNSASSGPTPSPGGFQPSPSPQPSQSPATARTPQNYGVPSPGPLNTPGNPNSVMSPAGASSLEDQQYMEKLKQLSKYIEPLRRMINKIDKNEDRKKDLSKMKSLLNILTDPNTRCPLRTLQKCEIALEKLKNDMAVPTPPPPPVATKQQYLCQPLLDAVMANIRSPVFNHSLYRTFAPAMTAIHGPPIMGPNVSGRKRKHEDDERQTIPNILQGEVARLDVKFLVNLDPSYCSNNGTVHLVCKLDDKNLPSVPPLQLSVPADYPDQSPHWADDGEQYGGNSFLQTVHRNMTSKLLQLPDKHSVTELLNTWAQSVRQACLSAA, translated from the exons ATGGACGTCCCGGGCCCCGACAGCGACTGGAGGAGCCCGCAGTTCCGACAGAAAGTCGTGGCTCAGAT TGAGGAGGCCATGAGAAAAGCGGGAACAGCACACACTAAGTCCAGCAATGATATGGAGAATCATGTTTATGTCAAAGCCAAGTCCAGA gaggAGTATTTGTCTCTGGTGGCACGGCTGATCATCCACTTCAGAGACATCC ACAAGAAGTCCCTGGGTGGTCCAG ATCCCATGAATACCCTGACTAACCTGACAGGGGTTGGAGGGGGCCCGGGCGCAATTGGCATGGGGCCTCGCCCCACCGGTGCTCCAGTGGGTGGCATGGGGGCCATGGGGCCGATGCAGATAGGCCAGCATGCCATGGCGGTGGTGGCTGGAAACCCACAAGCCA TAGGGGGTCCAAGTCAAATGCCGATGCAACAGATGGTGcaggcacaacagcagcagcagtccatCCAGTTCCAGcagttccagcagcagcagcagcaacagcagcagaatgtggccatgcagcagcagttccagcagcagctaagggtgcagcagctgcagcagcagcaccaacaactccaacagcagcaccagaatcagcagcagcagcaggcccctaaccagcagcagcagaaccag ATGCACCAGACAAGgattcaacaacaacagcaacagcaacagcagcagcagatggtgcagctgcagctccagcagcatGCCCAGGCTCAGGCCCAGGctcaggcccaggcccaggctcaggcccaggcccaggcccaggcccaggcccaggcccaggctCAGGCCCAGGCTCAGGCCCAGGCTCAGGCCCAGTCCATTCAACACAtggtccagcagcagcagcaacagcaggttCAGGCCCAGGGTCAGCCTCAGCCAAGTCAAATGCCTCCAcactctcagcagcagcagcctgggcTGGTACCTCAGTCAATGCCTGGACAGATGGCGTCTGCTCAGCACGTACCCATCAACACgctgaaccagcagcagctcaagATGCAGGCCTTCCAG GCCCGTGCAgccttgcagcagcagcagcagcagcaggccgcAGCGCAGGCGCAGCTCAACgcagctgctgcagccgctGCAGCCGGACCTGGACAGGTGAGGCCGCAGCCAAGGAAAGCTCAG TTGAATCGTCCTGGGATGCAGATTCCTCCTCGGCCTCGAGCCCTCAATCCCTCCATTCCTCCTCAAAATgccgctgctgccgctgccgccgccgccgccgccgccgccgctgccgctgctgcaGTCGGGGGACAGCCAATGACACAGCAG GTGCAGCCACACTCAATGATGTCATCACCGTCACCTGTTCAGGTTCAGACGCCTCAGTCGATGCCTCCTCCCCCCCAGCCATCCCCCCAGCCCCCCACTTCTCAGCCTAACTCAGCCAG cTCCGGTCCCACACCATCTCCAGGGGGATTCCAGCCCAGCCCGTCCCCGCAGCCCTCACAGAGCCCCGCCACTGCCCGGACCCCCCAGAACTATGGTGTCCCTTCGCCTGGACCTCTAAACACTCCAG GTAACCCCAACTCTGTGATGAGTCCAGCGGGGGCCTCATCTCTGGAAGACCAGCAGTACATGGAGAAGCTGAAGCAGCTCTCCAAGTACATCGAACCTCTGCGCAGGATGATCAACAAGATCGACAAAAATGAAG acaggaaaaaggaCCTGAGTAAGATGAAGAGCCTTCTGAACATCCTTACTGATCCCAACACCAG GTGTCCTCTGAGGACTCTGCAGAAGTGTGAAATCGCTTTAGAGAAACTAAAGAACGATATGGCCGTG CCgacaccccccccacctcctgtAGCCACTAAGCAGCAGTACCTCTGTCAGCCACTGCTGGATGCCGTCATGGCCAACATACGCTCTCCTGTCTTCAACCACTCCCTGTACCGAACCTTTGCCCCCGCCATGACTGCCATCCACGGACCGCCCATCAT GGGCCCCAATGTCTCCGGCCGGAAGAGGAAGCATGAGGATGACGAGCGGCAGACAATCCCCAACATACTGCAGGGGGAGGTGGCTCGACTGGATGTCAAGTTCCTGGTCAACCTGGACCCTTCGTACTGCAGCAACAATGGCACAGTGCACCTTGTCTGCAAACTGG aTGATAAAAACCTCCCCAGCgttcctcctctgcagctcagcGTTCCTGCAGATTATCCTGACCAGAGTCCACACTGGGCCGATGACGGCGAGCAGTATG GTGGAAATAGTTTTCTGCAGACAGTCCACAGGAACATGACATCCAAACTCCTGCAGCTGCCAGACAAACACTCAGTGACCGAGCTTCTCAACACTTGGGCTCAGAGCGTCCGCCAGGCCTGTTTGTCTGCAGCCTGA
- the med15 gene encoding mediator of RNA polymerase II transcription subunit 15 isoform X1, which yields MDVPGPDSDWRSPQFRQKVVAQIEEAMRKAGTAHTKSSNDMENHVYVKAKSREEYLSLVARLIIHFRDIHKKSLGGPDPMNTLTNLTGVGGGPGAIGMGPRPTGAPVGGMGAMGPMQIGQHAMAVVAGNPQAIGGPSQMPMQQMVQAQQQQQSIQFQQFQQQQQQQQQNVAMQQQFQQQLRVQQLQQQHQQLQQQHQNQQQQQAPNQQQQNQMHQTRIQQQQQQQQQQQMVQLQLQQHAQAQAQAQAQAQAQAQAQAQAQAQAQAQAQAQAQAQAQSIQHMVQQQQQQQVQAQGQPQPSQMPPHSQQQQPGLVPQSMPGQMASAQHVPINTLNQQQLKMQAFQQARAALQQQQQQQAAAQAQLNAAAAAAAAGPGQRMRTLKRSDGALNRPGMQIPPRPRALNPSIPPQNAAAAAAAAAAAAAAAAAAVGGQPMTQQVQPHSMMSSPSPVQVQTPQSMPPPPQPSPQPPTSQPNSASSGPTPSPGGFQPSPSPQPSQSPATARTPQNYGVPSPGPLNTPGNPNSVMSPAGASSLEDQQYMEKLKQLSKYIEPLRRMINKIDKNEDRKKDLSKMKSLLNILTDPNTRCPLRTLQKCEIALEKLKNDMAVPTPPPPPVATKQQYLCQPLLDAVMANIRSPVFNHSLYRTFAPAMTAIHGPPIMGPNVSGRKRKHEDDERQTIPNILQGEVARLDVKFLVNLDPSYCSNNGTVHLVCKLDDKNLPSVPPLQLSVPADYPDQSPHWADDGEQYGGNSFLQTVHRNMTSKLLQLPDKHSVTELLNTWAQSVRQACLSAA from the exons ATGGACGTCCCGGGCCCCGACAGCGACTGGAGGAGCCCGCAGTTCCGACAGAAAGTCGTGGCTCAGAT TGAGGAGGCCATGAGAAAAGCGGGAACAGCACACACTAAGTCCAGCAATGATATGGAGAATCATGTTTATGTCAAAGCCAAGTCCAGA gaggAGTATTTGTCTCTGGTGGCACGGCTGATCATCCACTTCAGAGACATCC ACAAGAAGTCCCTGGGTGGTCCAG ATCCCATGAATACCCTGACTAACCTGACAGGGGTTGGAGGGGGCCCGGGCGCAATTGGCATGGGGCCTCGCCCCACCGGTGCTCCAGTGGGTGGCATGGGGGCCATGGGGCCGATGCAGATAGGCCAGCATGCCATGGCGGTGGTGGCTGGAAACCCACAAGCCA TAGGGGGTCCAAGTCAAATGCCGATGCAACAGATGGTGcaggcacaacagcagcagcagtccatCCAGTTCCAGcagttccagcagcagcagcagcaacagcagcagaatgtggccatgcagcagcagttccagcagcagctaagggtgcagcagctgcagcagcagcaccaacaactccaacagcagcaccagaatcagcagcagcagcaggcccctaaccagcagcagcagaaccag ATGCACCAGACAAGgattcaacaacaacagcaacagcaacagcagcagcagatggtgcagctgcagctccagcagcatGCCCAGGCTCAGGCCCAGGctcaggcccaggcccaggctcaggcccaggcccaggcccaggcccaggcccaggcccaggctCAGGCCCAGGCTCAGGCCCAGGCTCAGGCCCAGTCCATTCAACACAtggtccagcagcagcagcaacagcaggttCAGGCCCAGGGTCAGCCTCAGCCAAGTCAAATGCCTCCAcactctcagcagcagcagcctgggcTGGTACCTCAGTCAATGCCTGGACAGATGGCGTCTGCTCAGCACGTACCCATCAACACgctgaaccagcagcagctcaagATGCAGGCCTTCCAG cAGGCCCGTGCAgccttgcagcagcagcagcagcagcaggccgcAGCGCAGGCGCAGCTCAACgcagctgctgcagccgctGCAGCCGGACCTGGACAG AGGATGAGGACACTAAAGAGATCAGACGGAGCT TTGAATCGTCCTGGGATGCAGATTCCTCCTCGGCCTCGAGCCCTCAATCCCTCCATTCCTCCTCAAAATgccgctgctgccgctgccgccgccgccgccgccgccgccgctgccgctgctgcaGTCGGGGGACAGCCAATGACACAGCAG GTGCAGCCACACTCAATGATGTCATCACCGTCACCTGTTCAGGTTCAGACGCCTCAGTCGATGCCTCCTCCCCCCCAGCCATCCCCCCAGCCCCCCACTTCTCAGCCTAACTCAGCCAG cTCCGGTCCCACACCATCTCCAGGGGGATTCCAGCCCAGCCCGTCCCCGCAGCCCTCACAGAGCCCCGCCACTGCCCGGACCCCCCAGAACTATGGTGTCCCTTCGCCTGGACCTCTAAACACTCCAG GTAACCCCAACTCTGTGATGAGTCCAGCGGGGGCCTCATCTCTGGAAGACCAGCAGTACATGGAGAAGCTGAAGCAGCTCTCCAAGTACATCGAACCTCTGCGCAGGATGATCAACAAGATCGACAAAAATGAAG acaggaaaaaggaCCTGAGTAAGATGAAGAGCCTTCTGAACATCCTTACTGATCCCAACACCAG GTGTCCTCTGAGGACTCTGCAGAAGTGTGAAATCGCTTTAGAGAAACTAAAGAACGATATGGCCGTG CCgacaccccccccacctcctgtAGCCACTAAGCAGCAGTACCTCTGTCAGCCACTGCTGGATGCCGTCATGGCCAACATACGCTCTCCTGTCTTCAACCACTCCCTGTACCGAACCTTTGCCCCCGCCATGACTGCCATCCACGGACCGCCCATCAT GGGCCCCAATGTCTCCGGCCGGAAGAGGAAGCATGAGGATGACGAGCGGCAGACAATCCCCAACATACTGCAGGGGGAGGTGGCTCGACTGGATGTCAAGTTCCTGGTCAACCTGGACCCTTCGTACTGCAGCAACAATGGCACAGTGCACCTTGTCTGCAAACTGG aTGATAAAAACCTCCCCAGCgttcctcctctgcagctcagcGTTCCTGCAGATTATCCTGACCAGAGTCCACACTGGGCCGATGACGGCGAGCAGTATG GTGGAAATAGTTTTCTGCAGACAGTCCACAGGAACATGACATCCAAACTCCTGCAGCTGCCAGACAAACACTCAGTGACCGAGCTTCTCAACACTTGGGCTCAGAGCGTCCGCCAGGCCTGTTTGTCTGCAGCCTGA